Proteins encoded in a region of the Campylobacter showae CSUNSWCD genome:
- a CDS encoding RNA degradosome polyphosphate kinase: protein MDDNNSVFINRELSWLRFNSRVLAQCEKALPPLEKLKFIAIYMTNLDEFYMIRIAGLKQLFAAGVAASGSDGMSPLEQLREIRKYIKDELALVEKHYKDALRELAQSGLFMKNYDEILPELRAKCDEYFFSNILPVIVPIAVDATHPYPHLNNLSFSLAVKLADADSPEIIKFGMIRISRVLPRFFQASDNVYVPIETIVHRHAEEIFPGYKLLSSAAFRVTRNADIVIEEEEADDFMMILEQGLKLRRKGAFVRMQIQKDADPEIVEFLNSHMKIFYKDIYEYTVPLTLNSLWQIVGNKEFSHLCLPPYAPKTLPPFSSHLSMFDVIDKEDVLVVHPYESFDPVVQFIKEASKDPRVISIRMTLYRVDKNSPIIQALIDAANDGKQVTVMVELKARFDEENNLHWAKALEDAGAHVIYGITGFKVHAKVSQVIRQEGGKLKFYMHLSTGNYNGGSAKIYTDVSYFTSRAEFASDTTTFFHILSGFSKNRRLQTLSMSPMQIKERVLDMIKTETTHGEQGRIVAKMNALVDGDIVDALVKASSAGVKIDLIVRGICCVRPGVKGLSENIRVRSLIGKYLEHARIFYFRHAEPQIYIASADWMPRNLERRLELMTPIIDKNLQERLLEFLRLQLSDNELAFELQNSGEYAKVRPKEGDARINSQEVLEEYVSGIYKATKKDTDKGKSEQMVAKLLKES, encoded by the coding sequence ATGGATGATAACAATAGTGTTTTTATTAACCGCGAGCTTAGCTGGCTGCGCTTTAACTCGCGCGTTTTAGCCCAGTGCGAAAAGGCGTTGCCGCCGCTTGAAAAGCTAAAATTTATCGCGATTTATATGACGAATTTGGATGAATTTTACATGATCCGCATCGCAGGGCTTAAACAGCTTTTTGCCGCAGGTGTCGCAGCTAGCGGTAGCGACGGCATGAGTCCTCTCGAGCAGCTAAGAGAGATCAGAAAATACATCAAAGACGAGCTCGCGCTCGTAGAAAAGCACTATAAAGACGCACTAAGAGAACTCGCGCAAAGCGGGCTTTTTATGAAAAATTACGACGAAATCCTGCCTGAGCTTCGCGCTAAATGCGACGAGTATTTTTTCTCAAACATCCTGCCCGTCATCGTGCCTATCGCGGTTGATGCCACGCATCCGTATCCTCACCTAAATAACCTTAGTTTTAGCTTAGCCGTTAAGCTTGCCGATGCGGATAGTCCCGAGATTATAAAATTTGGCATGATACGTATCTCGCGAGTTTTGCCGAGATTTTTTCAGGCTAGCGACAACGTCTATGTGCCGATAGAAACGATCGTGCACCGCCACGCGGAGGAGATTTTCCCAGGATACAAGCTACTTAGCTCGGCGGCGTTTAGAGTTACCAGGAACGCCGACATCGTCATCGAGGAGGAAGAGGCGGATGATTTTATGATGATCCTCGAGCAGGGGCTAAAGCTACGCCGAAAAGGCGCGTTTGTGCGCATGCAGATACAAAAGGATGCAGACCCCGAGATAGTCGAGTTTCTAAACTCGCACATGAAGATTTTTTATAAAGATATCTACGAGTACACCGTCCCGCTCACGTTAAATTCGCTCTGGCAAATCGTGGGAAATAAAGAATTTTCCCACCTCTGCCTGCCGCCGTACGCGCCAAAGACCCTGCCGCCTTTTAGCAGCCACCTATCGATGTTTGACGTTATCGACAAAGAGGACGTGCTGGTAGTGCATCCGTATGAGAGCTTTGATCCTGTCGTGCAGTTTATCAAAGAGGCGAGCAAGGATCCGCGCGTGATCTCGATCCGCATGACGCTCTACCGTGTCGATAAAAATTCGCCTATCATCCAGGCCCTCATCGACGCCGCAAACGACGGAAAGCAGGTAACCGTGATGGTCGAGCTAAAGGCGAGGTTTGACGAGGAAAACAACCTGCACTGGGCAAAGGCTCTAGAAGATGCCGGCGCGCACGTGATATACGGCATAACGGGTTTTAAGGTGCACGCAAAAGTGAGCCAAGTCATACGCCAAGAGGGCGGCAAGCTCAAATTTTACATGCATCTATCCACCGGCAACTATAATGGCGGCTCGGCGAAAATTTACACCGACGTGAGCTATTTTACGAGCAGAGCGGAGTTTGCGAGCGATACGACGACGTTTTTTCACATACTTTCGGGCTTTTCTAAAAACCGCCGTTTGCAGACGCTCTCTATGTCGCCGATGCAGATAAAAGAGCGCGTGCTAGATATGATAAAGACCGAGACCACGCACGGAGAGCAAGGTAGGATCGTGGCCAAGATGAACGCGCTGGTAGATGGCGACATCGTGGACGCGCTGGTAAAGGCTAGCAGCGCGGGCGTAAAGATCGACCTCATCGTGCGCGGTATCTGCTGCGTGCGCCCCGGCGTGAAGGGCTTAAGTGAAAATATCCGCGTGAGATCGCTTATCGGCAAATACCTTGAGCATGCTAGGATATTTTATTTTAGGCATGCCGAGCCTCAAATTTACATCGCCTCCGCCGACTGGATGCCGCGAAATCTCGAGCGCCGCCTGGAGCTCATGACGCCGATAATTGATAAAAATTTACAAGAGCGCTTGCTCGAGTTTTTGCGCTTGCAGCTTAGCGATAACGAGCTGGCGTTTGAGCTGCAAAACAGCGGCGAATACGCCAAAGTAAGGCCAAAAGAGGGTGACGCGCGCATAAACTCGCAAGAGGTGCTCGAGGAGTACGTGAGCGGGATATATAAGGCGACGAAAAAGGATACCGATAAGGGAAAAAGCGAACAGATGGTGGCTAAGCTTTTGAAA
- a CDS encoding YdcH family protein, whose amino-acid sequence MFHEDRELITKLKGSNARFTALFDKHNDLDEKIAEIQKGNVYNDAEVDALKREKLRLKDEIYAFLAEYKKENNL is encoded by the coding sequence ATGTTTCATGAAGATAGAGAGCTTATAACTAAGCTAAAGGGTTCAAACGCAAGATTTACTGCACTTTTTGACAAACACAACGACCTAGACGAAAAGATCGCTGAGATACAAAAAGGCAACGTTTATAATGACGCCGAAGTAGATGCTCTAAAGCGCGAAAAACTTAGATTAAAAGATGAAATTTACGCTTTTTTGGCTGAGTACAAAAAAGAGAACAATCTTTAA
- a CDS encoding potassium channel family protein, whose protein sequence is MFKKILKFLNWSSSAKPQINLNTELYEQLRPFRLPLILVVLMMMIGAMGYVTIDGFSLIDAIYQAGMTFTTVGFTEVAPISPAGRLFTITFILLGFAVFTFSTGLMLEVLKKGALVAIIKERRMLYKIARLKNHFVICYHNQYTMELSREFRENHIPFIVIDPREDLPEIAEKYKYPYYIISQPHTQTALLKTHFSSAKGMITLSPNIADNIALIATVRLFEKEIGRKKPYFIMTNSDSQDDTERLKKLGANSVVSPSKLVAQRLSAMSVRPDMENLLEQFLYKQDSPIDIEEISVPDYSWVRFKRLKETNLRNITNADVVGIKDVNNKFIPMPKGDTLIGTGTKLLVIGTGESIRLTKRVIKSRHKPEELKYV, encoded by the coding sequence TTGTTTAAAAAGATTTTAAAATTCCTCAACTGGTCAAGTTCTGCTAAACCTCAAATCAACCTCAATACTGAACTTTACGAACAACTTCGCCCATTTCGTTTACCACTCATCTTAGTCGTTTTGATGATGATGATTGGAGCTATGGGCTATGTTACAATCGATGGTTTTAGCTTGATAGATGCGATTTATCAGGCTGGTATGACTTTTACGACCGTCGGATTTACTGAGGTCGCACCTATTTCCCCCGCTGGACGGCTTTTTACCATCACGTTTATTTTACTCGGTTTTGCCGTTTTTACTTTTTCTACGGGTTTGATGCTCGAAGTTTTAAAAAAAGGCGCACTCGTAGCAATCATAAAGGAAAGACGAATGCTATATAAGATCGCAAGGTTAAAAAACCATTTTGTCATCTGCTATCACAATCAATACACAATGGAATTAAGCCGTGAATTTAGGGAAAATCATATCCCATTTATAGTAATTGATCCTCGCGAGGATCTGCCTGAGATCGCTGAAAAGTATAAATACCCATACTATATAATCTCTCAACCTCACACGCAAACTGCGCTTTTGAAGACTCATTTTTCAAGCGCAAAAGGCATGATTACGTTAAGTCCAAACATTGCAGACAATATTGCTCTTATCGCAACCGTAAGGTTGTTTGAAAAAGAGATCGGGCGCAAAAAACCGTATTTTATAATGACGAACTCCGATAGTCAAGACGATACTGAGCGCCTAAAAAAGCTTGGTGCAAACAGCGTGGTGAGCCCATCAAAGCTTGTCGCTCAGCGTCTCAGTGCGATGAGCGTACGCCCGGATATGGAAAATTTGCTTGAGCAGTTTTTATACAAACAAGACTCACCGATCGATATCGAGGAGATATCGGTACCGGATTACTCGTGGGTCCGCTTTAAGCGCCTAAAAGAAACTAACTTGCGAAATATAACAAACGCCGACGTGGTTGGCATTAAAGACGTGAATAATAAATTTATCCCGATGCCAAAGGGCGATACGCTAATTGGTACTGGCACGAAGCTATTAGTTATCGGCACTGGCGAATCGATACGCCTAACCAAGCGTGTAATAAAAAGCAGACATAAGCCAGAAGAGCTAAAATACGTTTAA
- the rpmB gene encoding 50S ribosomal protein L28: MSRVCAITGKGPMVGNNVSHAKNRTKRRFLPNLRTVRVTLEDGTTRKIKVAASTLRTMRKQSR, from the coding sequence ATGTCAAGAGTATGCGCAATAACAGGCAAAGGCCCCATGGTTGGTAATAATGTCAGCCACGCGAAAAACAGAACAAAAAGAAGGTTTTTGCCAAACCTAAGAACTGTCCGCGTTACGCTAGAGGACGGCACTACGAGAAAGATTAAGGTAGCTGCATCTACGTTAAGAACGATGAGAAAACAGTCACGCTAA
- a CDS encoding STAS domain-containing protein, with amino-acid sequence MRLSFKDDVAIFYPSGFLDGDINKYEISESSIKYLLQKTPRHILISLKNVIYFNKVGFNLVLESVLKTAKDNSVDIGFCDYNEIKFKALKRMSKDVLNLSFFETLNVALLFWGAFESESKQIIVFNADIEQKRQIALMLSGRGYKPVIAKDEDEFNQLHKKYEYAIHLTDVKSNKKEISTTLKENVVVYEINGFIDSEFANKFAYKSFLHSLKIGFKFFVFDMKKSSLINIHGVSFLAKLAMECADSGATIAMCGLKKPSISKALLHDLEDCGILLYDTIQDFFNDDATIEGGGSVEVEKPKNITKDLIDFLPDILKVVMDTLASLSNLPVSRGGTEIANFDCDEDKFCMGSVAFYGKMNAKFILCIERYAVHKICKILLQEGSEASIAEAYADVLSVISDRIEVWLKSQKIEANFTLPHIFEEIKNEDKKNKGVLVQLDIDGMDAIFFLSK; translated from the coding sequence ATGAGGTTAAGTTTTAAAGACGACGTAGCAATATTTTATCCTTCCGGCTTTTTGGATGGCGATATCAATAAATACGAAATCAGCGAATCAAGCATAAAATATCTACTCCAAAAAACTCCGCGCCATATCCTAATATCTCTTAAAAACGTTATTTATTTTAATAAAGTAGGCTTTAATCTAGTCCTTGAATCTGTATTAAAAACAGCAAAGGATAACAGCGTAGATATTGGTTTTTGCGACTATAACGAGATAAAATTTAAAGCTTTAAAAAGAATGTCTAAGGATGTTTTGAATTTATCTTTTTTTGAGACTCTAAATGTTGCGCTACTATTTTGGGGAGCATTTGAATCTGAAAGTAAACAAATCATCGTTTTTAATGCCGATATTGAGCAAAAACGCCAAATCGCACTAATGCTATCAGGACGCGGATATAAACCAGTTATCGCAAAAGACGAAGATGAATTTAATCAATTGCACAAAAAATACGAATACGCCATACATCTAACCGACGTAAAATCAAACAAAAAAGAAATATCTACTACCCTCAAAGAAAACGTCGTCGTTTATGAGATAAACGGCTTTATAGACTCTGAATTTGCCAACAAATTCGCATATAAAAGTTTTTTACATTCACTAAAAATCGGCTTTAAATTTTTTGTTTTCGACATGAAAAAATCAAGCCTTATAAACATTCACGGCGTATCATTTTTAGCCAAGCTTGCAATGGAATGTGCTGATAGCGGTGCAACTATAGCTATGTGCGGACTAAAAAAACCAAGTATCTCAAAAGCCCTTCTTCACGACCTAGAAGACTGCGGGATACTACTTTATGATACAATTCAAGATTTTTTTAACGATGATGCAACAATAGAGGGCGGCGGTAGCGTTGAAGTCGAAAAACCAAAAAATATAACTAAAGACTTGATAGATTTTTTGCCAGATATCTTAAAAGTGGTAATGGATACCCTAGCCTCTTTATCAAATTTGCCGGTTTCCCGCGGCGGTACAGAGATAGCAAATTTTGATTGCGACGAAGATAAATTTTGCATGGGCTCGGTAGCTTTTTATGGGAAAATGAACGCCAAATTTATCCTCTGTATCGAAAGATACGCCGTTCACAAAATATGCAAAATTTTACTACAAGAAGGTAGCGAAGCAAGCATAGCAGAAGCCTATGCTGACGTGCTTAGCGTTATCTCTGACCGCATAGAAGTATGGTTAAAGAGTCAAAAAATAGAGGCGAATTTTACTTTGCCGCACATTTTTGAAGAGATTAAGAATGAAGACAAAAAAAATAAAGGCGTCCTAGTGCAGCTCGATATCGACGGCATGGATGCAATATTTTTTCTAAGCAAATAA
- the rpe gene encoding ribulose-phosphate 3-epimerase produces MYVAPSILSADFGNLKAEIEAICEAGADLVHVDVMDGHFVPNLTIGPVVVNAVAKAATKPLDIHLMVQNNTFFADLFLPLKPKFLSFHIEEEKHPLRLIDHIRSHGTGPAIVLNPHTPVWAIEHIVNEIDMVLLMSVNPGFGGQKFIPSVLEKVRSLREMIERKNAKCMIEVDGGVTGLNVAQLDEAGVDIVVAGSYIFSSNSYEHSIRSLKLEF; encoded by the coding sequence ATGTATGTAGCACCTAGTATTTTATCGGCTGATTTTGGAAATTTAAAGGCTGAGATCGAGGCCATCTGCGAGGCAGGAGCCGATCTTGTGCATGTAGACGTGATGGACGGGCATTTTGTACCAAATTTAACCATCGGCCCCGTAGTCGTAAACGCCGTCGCAAAAGCCGCTACAAAGCCCTTAGACATTCACCTAATGGTACAAAATAACACATTTTTTGCAGATCTTTTTTTGCCTTTGAAGCCTAAATTTTTAAGCTTTCACATCGAGGAAGAAAAGCATCCGCTACGCCTAATCGATCACATCCGCAGCCACGGCACGGGACCTGCAATCGTACTAAACCCACATACTCCGGTCTGGGCGATCGAGCACATCGTAAACGAGATCGACATGGTGCTACTAATGAGCGTAAATCCTGGCTTTGGCGGGCAAAAGTTTATCCCTTCGGTACTCGAAAAAGTACGCAGCTTGCGTGAAATGATCGAACGCAAAAACGCAAAGTGCATGATCGAGGTAGACGGCGGCGTGACTGGACTAAACGTCGCGCAGCTCGATGAAGCGGGCGTAGATATCGTCGTGGCGGGCAGTTATATATTTTCGTCAAATTCATACGAGCACTCTATCCGCTCGCTAAAGCTCGAGTTTTGA
- a CDS encoding 3'-5' exonuclease: MNQDFENLLAVIAKRNVAYADFVAATKQMDEYSELFDVRDVQMWRALGLDITRTAKNQIELKTRRNEIKDQIFCVIDIETSGSINSGQIIEIGALKLQNGEIIGKFETFVYAPYVPENISELTGITAEHLKNAPSLAFVMEQFKVFLGQSVFVAHNVRFDYGFISATLEALGYGELLNRKLCTIDLARRTIVSPKYGLGALKEVLNINNAHHRALNDAIAAAEIFKYSLQKLPAEVKTTEDLIEFSKSAKTIKRLKITTNEGSEPVKFDGAVQADELDDNKNLSAANDAQNLNVGGQIQKAEEPKLPIFEK; this comes from the coding sequence TTGAACCAAGATTTTGAAAATTTACTAGCCGTCATCGCCAAGCGAAACGTAGCCTACGCGGACTTTGTCGCTGCAACTAAGCAAATGGACGAATACTCCGAGCTTTTTGATGTTCGCGACGTACAGATGTGGCGCGCGCTGGGCCTTGACATAACCCGCACTGCAAAAAACCAAATCGAGCTAAAAACGCGGCGCAATGAAATAAAAGATCAAATTTTTTGCGTCATAGATATAGAAACTAGCGGCAGTATAAATAGCGGCCAGATCATAGAAATCGGCGCGCTAAAGCTACAAAACGGCGAAATAATCGGCAAATTTGAAACATTCGTGTACGCGCCATACGTCCCGGAAAATATCAGCGAGCTAACGGGAATCACCGCAGAACACCTAAAAAACGCGCCTAGCCTAGCCTTCGTCATGGAGCAGTTTAAAGTCTTTTTAGGTCAGAGCGTTTTTGTGGCGCACAACGTTCGCTTTGACTACGGCTTTATCAGCGCGACGCTGGAGGCGCTAGGATACGGCGAGCTGCTAAACCGCAAGCTCTGCACGATCGATCTAGCCCGCCGCACTATCGTTTCGCCCAAATACGGTCTTGGCGCTTTAAAAGAAGTTTTAAATATAAATAACGCCCACCACAGAGCGCTAAACGATGCTATCGCGGCGGCTGAAATTTTTAAATATTCCCTGCAAAAACTCCCCGCCGAAGTAAAAACGACCGAGGATCTAATAGAGTTTAGCAAATCAGCTAAAACAATAAAACGACTAAAAATCACTACAAACGAAGGTAGCGAGCCGGTCAAATTTGACGGTGCTGTGCAGGCTGATGAATTGGACGACAATAAAAATTTGAGCGCCGCAAATGATGCGCAAAATTTAAACGTCGGCGGTCAAATACAAAAAGCAGAAGAGCCGAAACTTCCGATATTTGAGAAGTAA
- the cysE gene encoding serine O-acetyltransferase: MREKDPSVASCCYGAILVNTPGIHAVVFHRFAHFLHVKNWRFTARFVSQMSRFLTGIEIHPGAKIGRRLFIDHGMGVVIGETAEVGDDVLIYHQVTLGGTGKECCKRHPTIKNGVTIAAGAKVLGNILIGENAKIGANSVVLKDVPDNATVVGIPARIVRINGERVGE, from the coding sequence GTGCGCGAAAAGGACCCGTCGGTAGCCTCGTGCTGCTACGGGGCCATCCTCGTTAACACTCCGGGCATCCACGCCGTCGTTTTTCATAGATTTGCGCATTTTTTGCACGTTAAAAACTGGCGATTTACGGCGCGCTTCGTCTCGCAGATGTCGCGTTTTTTAACTGGCATCGAGATACATCCGGGCGCCAAGATTGGCAGACGGCTTTTTATCGATCACGGCATGGGCGTAGTTATCGGCGAGACTGCAGAGGTGGGCGACGATGTACTGATCTATCATCAAGTAACTCTGGGCGGCACGGGCAAGGAGTGCTGCAAACGCCATCCGACCATAAAAAATGGCGTCACGATAGCAGCTGGCGCGAAAGTGCTGGGAAATATCCTAATCGGCGAAAACGCCAAAATAGGCGCGAACTCGGTTGTGCTAAAAGACGTGCCAGATAACGCCACGGTCGTAGGCATACCCGCCAGGATCGTGCGAATAAACGGCGAACGAGTCGGCGAGTAG
- the cysK gene encoding cysteine synthase A: MIYENIVQTIGKTPIVKINSVHEEGMAEIYAKLEFFNPGGSVKDRIAASMILGMQKEGTLKKGDVIVEPTSGNTGIGVAMAGAALGFKVVLVMPETMSIERRKLQKAYGAELVLTEGAKGMKGAIEKASELVREKGYVMLSQFENKFNPQAHELTTANEIMDDFKELDAFVAGVGTGGTLSGTARVLKANGYKTKIVAVEPNDSAVISGEKPGPHKIQGIGAGFIPATLDTAYIDEIERVDNDEAFETARKLAKEEGILLGISGGAALAATVKVAKRLGKGKKVLFIAPDNGERYLSTPLYEA, encoded by the coding sequence ATGATATACGAAAACATCGTCCAAACCATCGGTAAAACCCCGATCGTAAAGATAAACAGCGTGCACGAAGAGGGCATGGCTGAAATTTACGCTAAGCTTGAGTTTTTTAATCCGGGCGGATCGGTAAAAGATAGAATCGCCGCAAGTATGATCCTTGGAATGCAAAAAGAGGGCACTCTAAAAAAAGGCGACGTCATCGTGGAGCCAACTAGCGGTAACACCGGTATCGGCGTAGCTATGGCGGGCGCTGCTTTAGGCTTTAAAGTAGTGCTGGTAATGCCTGAAACCATGAGTATCGAAAGACGCAAGCTGCAAAAGGCTTACGGAGCGGAGCTCGTGCTAACCGAGGGCGCAAAAGGCATGAAAGGCGCGATCGAAAAAGCAAGCGAGCTCGTGCGCGAAAAGGGCTACGTGATGTTAAGCCAGTTTGAAAATAAATTTAACCCGCAGGCTCACGAGCTAACTACGGCGAACGAGATCATGGATGATTTTAAAGAGCTTGACGCTTTTGTGGCGGGCGTAGGCACTGGCGGCACGCTAAGCGGCACAGCAAGAGTGCTAAAAGCAAACGGCTATAAAACTAAAATCGTAGCCGTCGAGCCAAACGACTCCGCCGTGATCTCCGGCGAAAAACCGGGTCCACATAAGATCCAGGGTATCGGCGCGGGCTTTATCCCGGCTACGCTTGATACCGCCTATATTGACGAGATAGAGCGCGTGGATAACGATGAGGCCTTTGAGACGGCTAGAAAGCTGGCTAAAGAGGAGGGTATCTTGCTAGGTATCTCGGGCGGCGCGGCTCTGGCGGCTACAGTAAAGGTCGCAAAGAGGCTAGGTAAGGGCAAAAAGGTGCTTTTCATAGCTCCCGATAACGGCGAGAGATATCTCAGCACTCCGCTTTACGAGGCGTGA